In a single window of the Ancylobacter polymorphus genome:
- the der gene encoding ribosome biogenesis GTPase Der, with product MTMTVAIVGRPNVGKSTLFNRLVGKRLALVDDRPGVTRDRREGDARLGHLSFRVIDTAGLEEAKAESLEGRMRAQTEAAIADADVLLFLIDAKAGVTPSDRAFGELARRSGKHTILVANKAEAKGSESGTLDAYALGLGEPVELSAEHGDGMADLLRALALCLPDEDDEDEGIDPEAGRRIRVAVLGRPNAGKSTLINALLGEDRLLTGPEAGITRDSIAVDVERHGVELRVFDTAGMRKRARIDDKLEKLSVADGLRAARFAEVVIVLMDATHPFEEQDVRIADLVEREGRAVVLAISKSDLVKDQQGFVTRMRQEADDRLPQVKGAPVVLVSALTGEGLDRLVRAVQQAHEVWNRRVSTNPLNRWLIETTDQHPPPAVSGRRIKLRYITQPKARPPSFVLFCSRADALPESYVRYLVNNLRTTFNLPGVPIRLTLREKDNPYAEKD from the coding sequence ATGACGATGACCGTCGCGATTGTCGGCCGGCCGAATGTCGGCAAGTCGACGCTGTTCAATCGTCTGGTCGGCAAGCGCCTTGCGCTCGTCGATGATCGCCCGGGCGTGACCCGCGACCGGCGCGAGGGGGATGCGCGGCTCGGCCATCTCTCCTTCCGTGTCATCGACACGGCGGGGCTGGAGGAGGCCAAGGCGGAATCGCTTGAAGGCCGTATGCGCGCCCAGACCGAAGCCGCCATCGCCGATGCCGATGTGCTGCTGTTCCTGATCGACGCCAAGGCCGGTGTCACACCGAGCGACCGCGCCTTTGGCGAATTGGCGCGGCGCTCCGGCAAGCACACCATCCTCGTGGCCAACAAGGCTGAAGCCAAGGGATCTGAAAGCGGCACGCTCGACGCTTACGCGCTCGGACTCGGCGAGCCGGTGGAGCTTTCCGCCGAGCATGGCGATGGCATGGCTGACCTGCTTCGTGCGCTGGCGCTTTGCCTGCCGGACGAAGATGATGAAGACGAAGGGATAGACCCGGAAGCCGGGCGACGCATCCGGGTCGCCGTTCTCGGGCGGCCGAATGCGGGCAAATCGACCCTGATCAACGCCCTGCTGGGGGAGGACCGGCTGCTGACCGGGCCTGAAGCCGGCATCACACGCGATTCCATCGCCGTGGATGTGGAGCGCCACGGTGTGGAGCTGCGCGTCTTCGATACGGCCGGCATGCGCAAGCGCGCGCGCATTGACGACAAGCTGGAAAAGCTGTCCGTCGCCGACGGGTTGCGCGCCGCGCGCTTCGCCGAAGTCGTCATCGTGCTGATGGACGCCACCCATCCCTTCGAGGAGCAGGATGTGCGCATCGCCGACCTCGTCGAGCGCGAGGGGCGGGCGGTGGTGCTGGCGATCTCGAAATCCGATCTGGTGAAGGATCAGCAGGGCTTCGTCACCCGCATGCGCCAGGAGGCCGACGACCGGCTGCCGCAGGTGAAGGGCGCGCCGGTGGTGCTGGTCTCGGCCCTCACCGGAGAGGGGCTCGACCGCCTGGTGCGGGCGGTGCAGCAGGCGCATGAGGTGTGGAACCGCCGCGTCTCCACCAATCCGCTGAACCGCTGGCTGATCGAGACCACTGACCAACATCCGCCACCGGCCGTGTCGGGCCGTCGCATCAAGCTGCGCTACATCACCCAGCCCAAGGCGCGCCCGCCGAGCTTCGTGCTGTTCTGCTCGCGCGCCGATGCGCTGCCCGAGAGCTATGTGCGCTATCTCGTCAACAATCTGCGCACCACTTTCAACCTTCCCGGCGTTCCGATCCGCCTGACGCTGCGAGAGAAGGACAATCCCTACGCCGAGAAGGACTGA
- a CDS encoding tetratricopeptide repeat protein translates to MADIFNEIDEDLRRERFGRLWTRYGGFVIGLAVLIVVAVAGWRGYEWWKLKQDQAAGAQFEAAQKLASEGKTAEAEAAFVALEKDGTSGYRLLARFRAADELAKTNAPAAVADYDALAKDPSVSALMQNVAQVRAALLLVDTASLADIEGRMKPLDTPEGAFRHSAREIIGLAQYKAGDYKAATETFTAILNDGQTPPGLRRRAELMRTLAASSMPVPAAAVPAATAPAGTPTATPAPAEPAPATPPASAPPAP, encoded by the coding sequence ATGGCTGACATCTTCAACGAGATCGACGAGGACCTGCGCCGCGAGCGTTTCGGCCGCCTATGGACCCGCTATGGCGGCTTTGTCATTGGCCTGGCCGTGCTCATCGTCGTCGCCGTCGCCGGCTGGCGCGGTTATGAATGGTGGAAGCTGAAGCAGGATCAGGCAGCCGGTGCGCAATTCGAGGCGGCCCAGAAGCTCGCTTCCGAGGGCAAGACGGCGGAAGCCGAAGCCGCTTTCGTCGCGCTGGAGAAGGACGGCACCAGCGGTTACCGGCTTCTCGCGCGTTTCCGAGCGGCCGACGAACTTGCCAAGACCAATGCCCCCGCCGCCGTCGCGGATTACGACGCGCTGGCGAAGGACCCGTCGGTCAGCGCGTTGATGCAGAATGTTGCCCAGGTTCGCGCGGCGCTGCTGCTGGTGGATACGGCTTCGCTCGCCGACATCGAAGGCCGGATGAAGCCGCTCGACACGCCCGAGGGGGCGTTCCGCCATTCTGCCCGCGAGATTATCGGCCTCGCCCAGTACAAGGCGGGCGACTATAAAGCGGCGACGGAGACCTTCACCGCGATCCTCAACGATGGGCAGACGCCGCCCGGTCTGCGCCGTCGCGCCGAGTTGATGCGCACGCTCGCGGCCTCTTCGATGCCGGTTCCGGCGGCTGCCGTGCCTGCGGCGACCGCTCCCGCCGGGACGCCCACCGCCACGCCGGCCCCTGCCGAGCCCGCTCCGGCCACGCCGCCGGCTTCCGCTCCCCCCGCGCCGTGA
- the panB gene encoding 3-methyl-2-oxobutanoate hydroxymethyltransferase, with the protein MSVQSAVRRLTAPDIRAKKGGEPIVSLTAYHAHTARLIDPHVDFMLVGDSLGMVMHGMETTVPVTVDMMILQGQAVMRGSARALVVVDLPFGSYEGSPQQAFATAARVLKESGAGAVKLEGGRRMAETVRFLADRGVPVMGHVGLTPQAINTLGSFKALGRDEASAALILDDARSIADAGAFSIVLEAISEPLARQITQEVAPPTIGIGGSPACDGQILVLEDMLGLSDRVPRFVKKFAEIGPAIGAAVEAYASEVRARSFPGPEHVYAPKKG; encoded by the coding sequence ATGTCCGTTCAGTCCGCTGTCCGCCGCCTTACCGCTCCGGACATCCGCGCGAAGAAGGGCGGCGAGCCCATCGTCTCGCTGACCGCCTACCACGCCCATACCGCCCGCCTGATCGACCCGCATGTCGACTTCATGCTGGTGGGCGATTCGCTCGGCATGGTGATGCACGGCATGGAGACCACCGTGCCGGTGACCGTGGACATGATGATCCTGCAAGGGCAGGCGGTGATGCGCGGCTCGGCGCGGGCGCTGGTGGTGGTGGACCTGCCCTTCGGCTCCTATGAGGGGTCGCCGCAGCAGGCCTTCGCCACCGCCGCACGGGTGCTGAAGGAAAGCGGCGCCGGCGCCGTGAAGCTGGAAGGCGGGCGCCGCATGGCGGAGACGGTGCGCTTTCTCGCCGATCGCGGTGTGCCGGTCATGGGTCATGTTGGCCTGACTCCGCAGGCCATCAACACGCTCGGCTCGTTCAAGGCGCTGGGGCGCGATGAGGCGAGCGCGGCGCTGATTCTCGACGACGCCCGCTCCATCGCCGATGCCGGCGCCTTCTCCATCGTGCTTGAGGCGATTTCCGAGCCGCTGGCCCGCCAGATCACGCAAGAGGTCGCGCCTCCCACGATCGGCATCGGCGGCTCGCCGGCCTGCGACGGCCAGATTCTCGTGCTGGAAGACATGCTCGGCCTGTCCGACCGCGTGCCCCGTTTCGTCAAGAAGTTCGCCGAAATCGGGCCCGCCATCGGCGCCGCTGTGGAGGCCTATGCCAGCGAGGTGCGTGCGCGCAGCTTCCCCGGTCCGGAGCACGTCTACGCCCCGAAGAAGGGCTAG
- a CDS encoding NnrU family protein: MILMLAGLALFVAIHIIAARRKMAAAATAQLGATTYRIVHGILAIAGVLMIAYGFGQWRAEGPAQLYDPPVGLRHLALLLMLFSSIFAVAALVPSHIKAWLKFPFLVAIKTWALAHLLANGDAATVTLAVVILAWAVVLRIMAKRRKAPLPVAPTHWWGDLIAVGLGVVLYAFLSFWFHPYIVGVPVMG; this comes from the coding sequence ATGATCCTGATGCTGGCGGGGCTCGCCCTGTTCGTTGCCATTCACATCATTGCCGCGCGCCGCAAGATGGCCGCAGCGGCCACGGCGCAGCTGGGGGCCACCACCTATCGCATCGTGCATGGCATCCTCGCCATCGCCGGCGTGCTGATGATCGCCTATGGCTTCGGCCAGTGGCGGGCGGAAGGGCCGGCGCAGCTCTATGATCCGCCGGTGGGTCTGCGCCATCTCGCTCTGTTGCTCATGCTGTTCTCGTCCATCTTCGCCGTGGCGGCGCTGGTGCCGAGCCATATCAAGGCGTGGCTGAAGTTTCCCTTCCTCGTCGCCATCAAGACCTGGGCGCTGGCGCATCTTCTCGCCAATGGCGACGCCGCGACGGTGACGCTCGCTGTCGTCATCCTCGCCTGGGCAGTGGTGCTGCGGATCATGGCCAAGCGCCGGAAGGCGCCGCTCCCCGTCGCGCCGACCCACTGGTGGGGTGATCTCATTGCGGTGGGCTTGGGTGTCGTGCTTTATGCCTTCCTCTCTTTCTGGTTCCACCCCTACATCGTCGGGGTGCCGGTCATGGGCTGA
- a CDS encoding L,D-transpeptidase yields MKVLAFLALGLASALVQPASAQSMRMAAVDAPPATVAAPPEMSPPSTATPAALSAPAVSTTPDSSLPVTAPSAASSPIEAASAGPLPTPLEAAAPPPPDVQVMISVSKQRMVVSVAGKERYAWPVSTARKGYRTPLGTYRPERMHKRYFSRKYDNAPMPYAIFFHRGWAIHGTNAIGRLGRPASHGCVRLHPNNARALFALVSEHGRANTQITVSR; encoded by the coding sequence ATGAAAGTGCTGGCGTTTCTTGCGCTGGGTCTTGCGTCGGCTCTCGTACAGCCGGCTTCGGCCCAGTCCATGCGGATGGCGGCCGTCGACGCGCCGCCGGCAACGGTCGCAGCGCCGCCGGAGATGAGCCCGCCCTCCACGGCAACCCCGGCCGCGCTCTCCGCACCCGCCGTCTCCACCACGCCGGACAGCTCTCTCCCCGTGACCGCGCCGTCGGCTGCTTCGTCACCGATCGAGGCAGCATCGGCCGGCCCCCTTCCCACCCCGCTCGAAGCCGCAGCGCCGCCACCGCCCGACGTGCAAGTGATGATCAGCGTTTCCAAGCAGCGCATGGTGGTGTCGGTCGCCGGCAAGGAACGTTACGCCTGGCCCGTCTCAACCGCCCGCAAGGGCTACCGGACCCCGCTCGGCACCTACCGGCCGGAACGCATGCACAAGCGCTATTTCTCGCGGAAATACGACAATGCGCCGATGCCCTACGCGATCTTCTTCCACCGGGGCTGGGCGATCCACGGCACGAACGCCATCGGCCGGCTCGGCCGCCCCGCCTCGCATGGCTGCGTGCGCCTGCACCCGAACAATGCCCGCGCGCTCTTCGCCCTGGTAAGCGAACATGGTCGCGCCAACACGCAGATCACGGTCAGCCGCTGA
- a CDS encoding peptide chain release factor 3: protein MNALSNSAASPIATEVARRRTFAIISHPDAGKTTLTEKLLLFGGAIQLAGQVRAKKDRRSTRSDWMAIERERGISVATSVMTFEFDGHVFNLLDTPGHEDFSEDTYRTLTAVDAAVMVIDAAKGIEARTRKLLEVCRLRDIPIITFINKMDRESRDPFEILDEIEKTLALDTTPMTWPVGQGRDFVGTMDVATGGMRLLDGDEGKTGPLRQMSMAQIAALNVTLDEENLAEELGLVREVGNSFDIQAFLEGHLTPVYFGSALRNFGVGDLLEGLGRYAPPPRAQQADKRKVEAEEARMTAFVFKIQANMDPNHRDRIAFARLCSGKLQRGMKAKLVRTGKPMSLATPQFFFAQDRQLAEEAYAGDVVGIPNHGNLRIGDTLTEGEDINFVGVPSFAPEILRRVKLPDAMKAKKLKQALQEMAEEGVVQVFRPTDGSPALVGVVGPLQLDVLKNRLEAEYGLEVGFDMSEFQLARWVSSEDPKKLADFAAGNRLSTAEDLDGDLVFLSPSAFMIGYTGDRWPGIVFTDVKDVKKAA from the coding sequence ATGAACGCACTCTCCAATTCCGCAGCCTCACCCATCGCCACCGAGGTTGCGCGCCGCCGCACCTTCGCGATCATCTCGCATCCCGATGCGGGTAAGACCACGCTGACCGAAAAGCTGCTGCTGTTCGGTGGCGCGATCCAGCTTGCCGGGCAGGTGCGGGCGAAGAAGGACCGCCGCTCCACGCGCTCGGACTGGATGGCGATCGAGCGCGAGCGTGGCATTTCGGTCGCGACCTCGGTGATGACCTTCGAGTTCGACGGCCATGTGTTCAACCTGCTGGACACGCCGGGCCATGAGGATTTCTCGGAAGACACCTACCGCACGCTGACGGCGGTTGACGCGGCGGTGATGGTGATCGACGCCGCCAAGGGCATCGAAGCGCGCACCCGCAAGCTGCTGGAAGTGTGCCGCCTGCGCGACATTCCCATCATCACCTTCATCAACAAGATGGACCGCGAGAGCCGCGATCCGTTCGAGATTCTCGACGAGATCGAGAAGACGCTGGCGCTCGACACCACGCCGATGACCTGGCCGGTGGGCCAGGGGCGTGATTTCGTCGGCACCATGGATGTCGCCACTGGCGGCATGCGTCTGCTCGATGGCGACGAGGGGAAGACCGGCCCGCTGCGGCAGATGAGCATGGCGCAGATCGCCGCGCTCAATGTCACGCTGGATGAGGAGAATCTGGCGGAGGAACTCGGCCTCGTGCGCGAGGTCGGCAACTCCTTCGACATCCAGGCCTTCCTCGAGGGGCATCTTACGCCGGTCTATTTCGGCTCGGCGCTGCGCAATTTCGGTGTCGGCGACCTCCTGGAAGGACTCGGCCGCTACGCCCCGCCGCCGCGCGCGCAGCAGGCGGACAAGCGTAAGGTGGAGGCCGAGGAAGCGCGGATGACCGCGTTCGTGTTCAAGATCCAGGCGAACATGGACCCGAACCATCGCGACCGCATCGCCTTTGCCCGCCTGTGCTCGGGCAAGCTTCAGCGCGGCATGAAGGCGAAGCTGGTGCGCACCGGCAAGCCGATGAGTCTTGCGACGCCGCAGTTCTTCTTCGCTCAGGACCGCCAGCTGGCCGAGGAGGCCTATGCCGGCGATGTAGTGGGCATTCCCAACCACGGCAATCTGCGCATCGGCGACACGCTCACCGAGGGCGAGGACATCAATTTCGTCGGCGTGCCGTCCTTCGCGCCGGAGATTCTGCGCCGGGTGAAGCTGCCCGACGCGATGAAGGCCAAGAAGCTGAAGCAGGCGCTGCAGGAAATGGCCGAGGAAGGTGTCGTTCAGGTGTTCCGCCCCACGGACGGCTCGCCCGCGCTGGTCGGCGTTGTTGGCCCGTTGCAGCTCGACGTGCTGAAGAACCGGCTGGAGGCCGAATACGGGCTGGAGGTCGGCTTCGATATGTCGGAATTCCAGCTCGCCCGCTGGGTGTCGTCGGAAGACCCCAAGAAGCTCGCGGATTTCGCCGCCGGCAACCGGCTGTCGACGGCGGAAGACCTTGATGGCGATCTGGTCTTCCTCAGCCCCTCGGCCTTCATGATCGGCTACACCGGCGATCGCTGGCCGGGCATCGTCTTCACCGATGTGAAGGATGTGAAGAAGGCGGCGTGA
- a CDS encoding ArsC family reductase encodes MSVTIYGIKNCDTMKKARAWLDGRGVVYVFHDYKAAGIDAARLQNWAGKIGWEVLLNRAGTTFRNLPDAEKVDIDEAKAVALMQAQPSLIKRPVLDVDGTLLVGFKPELYEKQFG; translated from the coding sequence ATGAGCGTCACGATCTACGGCATCAAGAACTGCGACACGATGAAGAAGGCGCGCGCCTGGCTTGACGGGCGGGGCGTCGTCTATGTGTTCCACGATTACAAAGCTGCCGGCATCGACGCGGCACGGCTGCAGAACTGGGCCGGCAAGATCGGCTGGGAAGTCCTGCTCAACCGTGCCGGCACCACGTTTCGTAATCTGCCCGATGCCGAGAAGGTCGATATCGATGAGGCGAAGGCGGTGGCGCTGATGCAGGCCCAGCCATCCCTCATCAAGCGGCCGGTGCTCGACGTCGATGGCACGCTGCTGGTGGGCTTCAAGCCGGAACTCTACGAGAAGCAGTTCGGCTGA
- a CDS encoding YMGG-like glycine zipper-containing protein yields MSKAIATKLTVIAVAALLVAGCTTTQRRAGTGAVIGAGTGAVIGGIAGGGTGAAWGAGIGAVAGGAIGAATAK; encoded by the coding sequence ATGTCCAAAGCCATCGCCACGAAGCTCACTGTCATCGCCGTCGCCGCTCTCCTCGTCGCCGGCTGCACCACGACCCAGCGCCGGGCGGGCACGGGCGCGGTGATCGGCGCAGGTACTGGCGCGGTGATCGGCGGCATCGCCGGCGGCGGCACCGGCGCTGCCTGGGGCGCGGGCATTGGCGCGGTTGCCGGTGGTGCCATCGGTGCCGCGACCGCCAAGTAG
- a CDS encoding quinoprotein dehydrogenase-associated SoxYZ-like carrier, translating to MHRYQRRLRLFLAVTLFSALAVSAAAAQEPGADATWKSLRPDIFGERPIEEASPLVRLTAPKRAEDAAMVPIDVEIVLPEGDPRTVSKLTLIVDENPAPLAATFTFGGNRRDVALGTRLRVNSYSYVRAIAETSDGGLHMAERYVKASGGCSAPAMKDEEAQLKNLGQLKLKSVKADGMDDASQASRVSQLQLMIRHPNYSGLQMDPLTRAYIPAKFVDNIRVTQGDELIFSMVGGISLSEDPAIRVSYDPDGKEVHVDAGDTDGRKFEGELKPAS from the coding sequence ATGCACCGCTATCAACGCCGTCTACGCCTTTTCCTCGCCGTCACGCTGTTTTCTGCCCTCGCCGTCAGCGCCGCCGCCGCGCAGGAGCCGGGAGCCGATGCCACCTGGAAGTCGCTGCGGCCGGATATCTTCGGCGAGCGTCCCATTGAGGAGGCGAGTCCGCTTGTTCGCCTCACCGCCCCCAAACGGGCGGAGGACGCCGCCATGGTGCCGATCGACGTGGAAATCGTGTTGCCCGAGGGCGATCCGCGCACCGTATCCAAGCTGACGCTGATCGTCGACGAGAACCCCGCCCCGCTTGCGGCCACATTCACCTTCGGTGGCAATCGCCGCGATGTGGCGCTCGGCACCCGGCTGCGGGTGAACTCCTATTCCTATGTGCGCGCCATCGCGGAGACCAGCGACGGCGGCCTGCACATGGCCGAGCGCTATGTAAAGGCCTCGGGCGGCTGCTCCGCCCCGGCAATGAAGGACGAAGAAGCGCAGCTGAAAAATCTCGGCCAGCTCAAGCTGAAATCGGTGAAGGCGGACGGGATGGATGACGCCAGCCAGGCGAGCCGCGTCTCGCAGCTGCAGCTGATGATCCGTCACCCCAACTATTCCGGCCTGCAGATGGACCCGCTGACGCGGGCCTATATCCCCGCCAAGTTCGTCGACAATATCCGCGTGACCCAGGGCGACGAGCTGATCTTCTCCATGGTCGGCGGCATCTCGCTCAGCGAGGATCCTGCGATCCGCGTCTCCTACGACCCGGATGGCAAGGAAGTCCATGTCGACGCCGGCGATACGGACGGACGCAAGTTCGAGGGCGAGCTGAAGCCGGCGAGTTGA